From one Cydia strobilella chromosome 24, ilCydStro3.1, whole genome shotgun sequence genomic stretch:
- the LOC134752480 gene encoding histone H2A codes for MSGRGKGGKVKGKAKSRSNRAGLQFPVGRIHRLLRKGNYAERVGAGAPVYLAAVMEYLAAEVLELAGNAARDNKKTRIIPRHLQLAIRNDEELNKLLSGVTIAQGGVLPNIQAVLLPKKTEKKA; via the coding sequence ATGTCTGGACGCGGTAAAGGTGGCAAGGTTAAGGGAAAGGCAAAGTCCCGTTCTAACCGTGCCGGACTTCAGTTCCCCGTCGGTCGTATCCACAGGCTTCTACGCAAGGGCAACTACGCCGAGCGCGTCGGTGCCGGTGCCCCGGTGTACCTAGCCGCCGTCATGGAGTACCTGGCCGCTGAGGTTCTCGAGTTGGCAGGCAACGCCGCTCGCGACAACAAGAAGACCAGGATCATCCCTAGGCATCTCCAGCTGGCGATCCGCAACGACGAGGAGTTGAACAAGCTCCTCTCCGGTGTGACCATCGCCCAGGGTGGTGTGCTGCCTAACATTCAGGCCGTGCTCCTGCCCAAGAAGACCGAGAAGAAGGCTTAA
- the LOC134752482 gene encoding late histone H1-like, which yields MADTAVAADAPAPATPAKKPKASASAGAKKPKAKPTHPKTSEMVNSAIKELKERSGSSLQAIKKYIAAQYKVDAEKLAPFIRKYLKSAVESGALIQTKGKGASGSFKLESKSSSAGKKPAAAKKSSAAKSSAAAKKPAAAKPAKAKKAAASPAKPKAATKDKKAAAAKKKPAAKKPSTPAKGKSAAAPKAKKTAKPPTKKPKAPKPKKAAAAPKAKPAAKKAASKK from the coding sequence atggccgaCACCGCAGTTGCTGCCGACGCTCCCGCCCCGGCGACGCCCGCGAAGAAGCCTAAGGCGTCCGCCTCCGCTGGCGCTAAGAAGCCCAAGGCGAAACCCACCCACCCTAAGACGTCCGAGATGGTTAACAGCGCCATCAAGGAGTTGAAGGAGAGAAGCGGTTCGTCCCTGCAGGCTATCAAGAAGTACATCGCCGCCCAGTACAAGGTCGACGCCGAGAAGCTGGCCCCTTTCATCAGAAAATATCTGAAGAGCGCAGTCGAATCCGGCGCACTCATTCAGACCAAAGGCAAGGGCGCGTCCGGCTCCTTCAAACTGGAGTCGAAGTCATCATCGGCCGGCAAGAAGCCCGCCGCGGCCAAGAAATCTAGCGCCGCTAAATCTTCAGCCGCCGCTAAGAAGCCCGCCGCAGCTAAGCCCGCTAAGGCGAAGAAGGCCGCTGCGTCCCCGGCCAAGCCTAAGGCCGCCACGAAGGACAAGAAGGCCGCCGCCGCCAAGAAGAAGCCCGCCGCGAAGAAACCTTCCACCCCCGCCAAGGGCAAGAGCGCCGCCGCGCCTAAGGCCAAGAAGACCGCGAAGCCGCCGACCAAGAAGCCTAAAGCTCCCAAGCCCAAGAAGGCCGCGGCCGCTCCCAAAGCGAAGCCCGCCGCCAAGAAGGCTGCCTCGAAGAAGTAA